From Symphalangus syndactylus isolate Jambi chromosome 17, NHGRI_mSymSyn1-v2.1_pri, whole genome shotgun sequence, one genomic window encodes:
- the LOC134733164 gene encoding nmrA-like family domain-containing protein 1, which produces MASKKVITVFGATGAQGGSVARAILESKKFAVRAVTRDVTRPNALELQRLGAEVVKGDLNDKASVDSALKGAYGVFLVTNFWDALNKDKEVCQGKLVADSAKHLGLKHVVYSGLENVKRLTDGKLGVPHFDSKGEVEEYFWSIGIPMTSVRVAAYFENFLAAWRPVKASDGDYYTLAVPMGDVPMDGISVADIGAAVSSIFNSPEEFLGKAVGLSAEALTIQQYADVLSKVLGKKVRDAKITPEAFEKLGFPAAKEIANMCRFYHMKPDRDVKLTHQLNPKVKSFSQFISENQGAFKGM; this is translated from the exons ATGGCCAGCAAGAAAGTAATTACAGTGTTTGGAGCAACAG GAGCTCAAGGTGGCTCTGTGGCCAGGGCAATTTTGGAGAGCAAAAAATTTGCCGTGAGGGCAGTGACCAGGGATGTGACCCGACCAAATGCCCTGGAGCTCCAGCGCCTTGGAGCTGAAGTGGTAAAAGGTGACCTGAATGATAAAGCATCTGTAGACAGTGCCTTGAAAGGTGCCTATGGGGTCTTCTTGGTGACCAACTTCTGGGACGCTCTCAACAAAGATAAGGAAGTGTGTCAG GGGAAGCTGGTGGCAGACTCCGCCAAGCACCTGGGTCTGAAGCATGTGGTGTACAGCGGCCTGGAGAACGTCAAGCGGCTGACGGACGGCAAGCTGGGGGTGCCGCACTTTGACAGCAAGGGCGAGGTGGAGGAGTACTTCTGGTCCATTGGCATCCCCATGACCAGTGTCCGCGTGGCGGCCTACTTTGAAAACTTTCTCGCGGCGTGGCGGCCCGTGAAAGCCTCTGATGGAGATTACTACACCTTGG ctgTACCGATGGGAGATGTACCAATGGATGGTATCTCTGTTGCTGATATTGGAGCAGCCGTGTCTAGCATTTTTAATTCTCCAGAGGAATTTTTAGGCAAGGCCGTGGGGCTCAGTGCAGAAGCACTAACTATACAGCAATATGCTGATGTTTTGTCCAAGGTTTTGGGGAAAAAAGTCCGAGATGCAAAG ATTACCCCGGAAGCTTTCGAGAAGCTAGGATTCCCTGCAGCGAAGGAAATAGCCAATATGTGTCGTTTCTATCACATGAAGCCAGACCGAGATGTCAAGCTCACCCACCAACTAAATCCCAAAGTCAAAAGCTTCAGCCAGTTTATCTCGGAGAACCAGGGAGCCTTCAAGGGCATGTAG